The Desmonostoc muscorum LEGE 12446 genome includes a region encoding these proteins:
- a CDS encoding efflux RND transporter periplasmic adaptor subunit, with protein MVTHIEIPVIGKVKYPLRWLIGLMAGGALVVGTVLNYNLITQGTKEQDIDRLTVPVAAQNVTLRITASGKVVPVQSVNISPKNPGVLSQLYVEQGDRIQKGQILARMDSASIDAQKSQYLANLAQSQAQLAEALAGSRPQEIAQARARLAQAQAQLAQARAGNRPQEIAQSQSQVDAAQAKVNYTAEQVKRYQYLYKEGAENKQLLDQAISEDKSARANLEEAKKRLSLVKSGTRSEEIAQRQAAVNEARAALVLLEDGTRSEEIAARQAAVASAEAQLKGVQVQLEDTIIRAPLSGIVTQKYADPGAFVTPTTSASTSASATSSSIVAVARGLEILAQVPEADIGRIKPGQQVEIVADAYPDQIFKGRVRLIAPEAVVEQGVTSFQVRVALDSGIDKLRSGLNVDLTFLGDRVNNALVLPTVSIVTEKGRTGVLVPDADNKPQFREVTVGAQIKDQTQILEGVKEGDRIFVNPPKDYKIEKAKEQENK; from the coding sequence ATGGTTACGCACATAGAAATTCCAGTTATCGGCAAAGTTAAGTATCCATTACGCTGGCTGATTGGGCTGATGGCAGGGGGTGCCTTGGTTGTTGGTACAGTCCTAAATTATAATTTGATCACTCAAGGGACAAAGGAACAAGACATCGATCGCCTAACTGTCCCAGTTGCAGCCCAAAACGTTACGTTGCGGATAACGGCTAGTGGTAAAGTCGTACCAGTGCAGAGTGTGAATATTAGTCCCAAGAATCCTGGTGTGCTGTCGCAATTGTACGTTGAACAAGGCGATCGCATTCAAAAAGGGCAAATACTCGCCCGTATGGATAGCGCCAGCATTGATGCCCAAAAAAGCCAGTATCTTGCCAACTTAGCGCAAAGTCAGGCACAGTTAGCCGAAGCCCTTGCTGGTAGTCGTCCTCAAGAAATTGCTCAAGCTAGAGCGCGATTAGCCCAAGCCCAAGCCCAGCTAGCCCAAGCCCGTGCGGGTAATCGTCCCCAAGAAATTGCCCAATCTCAGTCCCAAGTGGATGCAGCTCAGGCAAAGGTGAATTACACTGCCGAGCAAGTCAAGCGTTATCAATATCTATATAAAGAAGGCGCAGAAAATAAACAACTACTCGATCAAGCCATCAGCGAAGACAAAAGCGCCAGAGCCAATTTAGAAGAAGCGAAAAAACGATTGTCGTTAGTCAAAAGTGGGACTCGCAGTGAAGAAATCGCCCAACGTCAAGCAGCTGTGAATGAAGCACGCGCAGCATTAGTACTGTTGGAAGATGGCACCCGTTCCGAGGAAATTGCTGCACGTCAAGCAGCTGTCGCATCCGCTGAGGCTCAGTTGAAAGGTGTGCAAGTGCAGTTAGAAGATACAATTATTCGCGCTCCCCTTTCCGGAATCGTCACCCAAAAGTATGCCGATCCTGGTGCGTTTGTCACGCCCACAACTTCTGCTTCTACCAGTGCATCAGCAACTTCCAGTTCAATTGTCGCCGTAGCACGGGGTTTAGAAATATTAGCTCAAGTTCCCGAAGCCGATATTGGCAGAATCAAACCGGGACAACAAGTGGAAATTGTCGCCGATGCTTATCCCGATCAAATTTTTAAAGGACGCGTGCGCCTGATTGCTCCCGAAGCAGTAGTTGAACAAGGTGTGACATCCTTCCAGGTGCGAGTTGCTCTGGATAGTGGCATAGATAAACTGCGTTCTGGCTTAAATGTGGATCTGACGTTTTTAGGCGATCGCGTTAATAATGCCTTAGTATTACCAACAGTTTCCATCGTCACCGAAAAAGGTAGAACTGGCGTACTCGTACCAGATGCAGACAATAAACCCCAATTCCGCGAAGTCACAGTGGGGGCACAAATCAAAGATCAAACGCAGATTTTAGAAGGAGTTAAAGAAGGCGATCGCATTTTTGTTAACCCACCCAAAGACTACAAAATCGAAAAGGCTAAAGAACAGGAAAATAAATAA
- a CDS encoding ABC transporter permease: MNFLESVQMAGKTLLSNKLRSALTMLGIVIGNASVIAMIGIGEGGQKFVNKQLESLGPNVLFVIPGNQETQRISFEVPKTLVLQDADAIASQVPTVIGVAPELNRRQVVTYRNRNTDVNIIGTTPSFLSVRDFETEKGRFFSEVDIKRSNQVVVLGADLAEKLFGNNNAIGQQLRIGNTSFQVIGTLTAKGSSVGADYDEAALIPITTSANRLVGKNSPYGIALDYLVAAARDSDSVDAAEFQITNLLRLRHKINGEDDFTLRTQKDALQTVGQITSALTIMLAAIAGISLFVGGIGIMNIMLVSVTERTQEIGLRKAIGATEQDILLQFIIEAVIVSAAGGLVGTAVGVSGILLVGALTPLDAGISTMAIAMAVGVSGGIGLFFGVVPARRAAKLDPIVALRSA; this comes from the coding sequence ATGAATTTTTTAGAAAGTGTCCAAATGGCGGGGAAAACCCTGTTATCAAATAAGCTGCGTAGCGCCCTGACGATGTTGGGTATAGTTATTGGCAACGCCTCAGTGATTGCCATGATTGGCATTGGGGAAGGTGGGCAAAAGTTTGTTAATAAACAACTGGAATCACTAGGGCCAAATGTGCTGTTTGTGATTCCAGGAAATCAAGAAACTCAACGCATTTCCTTTGAAGTGCCAAAAACTCTGGTGTTGCAAGATGCCGATGCCATCGCCTCTCAGGTGCCAACAGTCATAGGAGTTGCACCAGAGTTAAATAGAAGACAAGTGGTGACTTATCGTAACAGAAATACTGATGTTAATATCATTGGCACAACTCCCAGCTTTTTATCAGTGCGGGATTTTGAAACTGAGAAAGGCAGGTTTTTCAGCGAAGTAGACATCAAGCGAAGCAACCAAGTAGTTGTATTAGGTGCAGACTTAGCAGAAAAACTATTTGGTAATAATAACGCCATCGGTCAGCAATTGCGAATTGGCAATACCAGCTTTCAAGTGATTGGGACATTAACAGCCAAAGGTTCCAGCGTGGGAGCAGATTATGATGAAGCTGCTTTAATACCGATTACAACCTCTGCAAACCGCCTTGTCGGAAAGAATTCTCCCTATGGTATCGCCTTAGATTACCTCGTCGCCGCTGCTCGTGATAGTGATAGCGTCGATGCAGCAGAGTTTCAAATTACGAATTTGCTGCGTCTACGACACAAAATTAATGGTGAAGATGACTTTACTCTCCGCACCCAAAAAGATGCTTTGCAAACTGTTGGTCAAATTACAAGTGCATTGACAATTATGCTAGCAGCGATCGCCGGCATATCGTTATTTGTCGGCGGCATTGGCATTATGAATATTATGCTAGTCTCCGTCACCGAACGCACCCAAGAAATTGGATTGCGAAAAGCGATCGGTGCAACAGAACAAGATATTTTGCTACAGTTCATCATTGAAGCAGTGATAGTTTCCGCAGCTGGCGGTTTAGTTGGGACTGCCGTTGGTGTCAGTGGTATTCTGTTAGTGGGAGCTTTAACACCTTTAGATGCAGGAATTTCCACGATGGCGATCGCTATGGCTGTGGGTGTTTCTGGCGGTATAGGTTTATTCTTTGGCGTCGTTCCCGCACGCCGCGCCGCTAAACTCGACCCCATCGTTGCATTAAGAAGCGCTTAG
- a CDS encoding endonuclease domain-containing protein: MPPCEKIVWAKLRNQQIESCKFRRQYSIDRFVVDFYSSELRLAIEIDGDSHYQDGVPEYDRDRQAFLESKGTRFLRFTNQEVYQDIDGVVEKIREVICRLREVTPP, translated from the coding sequence ATGCCCCCATGTGAAAAAATAGTTTGGGCAAAACTTAGAAATCAACAAATTGAAAGCTGTAAATTTCGCAGACAATACAGTATTGACAGATTTGTAGTGGATTTTTATTCTTCGGAATTGAGACTTGCCATAGAAATTGATGGTGATAGTCACTATCAAGATGGAGTTCCAGAATATGACCGCGATCGCCAAGCTTTTTTGGAATCAAAAGGTACGAGGTTTTTGAGATTTACGAATCAAGAAGTTTATCAAGATATTGATGGTGTGGTGGAGAAGATTAGGGAAGTTATTTGTAGGTTGAGGGAAGTTACCCCACCCTAA
- a CDS encoding Uma2 family endonuclease yields the protein MSELQTQLVTDTWIAVTWNEYIQIIENPAYEKAKGYYHNGYMRIEMPPIGNDHASDHTIILFAVNLFATIKDIALNGKDNCTYRKTGFNEAQPDVSYYIGENADVIPYGTSIINLDIYPAPDLVIEVANTSLADDRGEKRLLYEDLGVKEYWILDVQNVQIMTFAIENQGSRRITESQVLPGLAISLLNEALRRTRQMNQSQVGAWLLTEFQK from the coding sequence ATGAGCGAATTACAAACACAACTAGTAACTGATACCTGGATAGCAGTAACTTGGAATGAATATATCCAAATAATTGAAAATCCTGCCTACGAAAAAGCTAAGGGCTACTACCACAATGGATACATGAGGATTGAAATGCCACCAATCGGAAATGACCACGCCAGCGACCATACTATTATTCTGTTTGCTGTTAACTTGTTTGCCACCATCAAAGACATTGCTCTAAATGGCAAGGATAATTGTACATATCGAAAAACAGGCTTTAATGAAGCTCAACCTGATGTATCTTACTACATTGGCGAGAACGCTGATGTTATTCCCTACGGCACTTCTATTATTAACTTAGATATCTATCCAGCACCAGATTTAGTCATTGAAGTTGCCAATACTTCACTTGCTGACGATCGCGGCGAAAAACGGCTGTTGTACGAAGATTTAGGAGTGAAAGAATACTGGATTTTAGATGTTCAGAATGTGCAAATTATGACCTTTGCAATTGAAAACCAAGGTAGTCGGCGAATTACTGAATCTCAGGTATTACCAGGATTAGCTATTTCTTTATTAAACGAAGCATTACGGCGAACTCGTCAAATGAATCAAAGTCAAGTTGGTGCTTGGTTATTAACTGAGTTTCAAAAATAA